The Pedobacter ginsengisoli region ACAAGTTCTGAATTTCTGAGCAGGTTTTTTATGCTGATAAACGACGCAAGAGATGAAATAAAAAGTATCAGTAACGATAGCCCTAAGCCTAGTCGCAGATTATTCTTTAATGATTTTTCCTTCATAAATTAATGTCTTTTTAATCTGCATCAGTGTCAGAATTTAGTGGTAAAATGAAATAAAATTCGGAGCCCTCTCCAAGCGTACTCTTAACCCCAATTTCACCTCCATGCCTTTTAATAATTTCAGCAGTAATGAACAACCCGATACCTAATCCCTGAAAGTGTATCGAAGTTTCTTCAACCCTATAAAATTTATCGAACACCGATTTTTGCTGATCCGCAGCAATACCGATCCCAAAATCTCTAACACCCACATAAATCTTATTGTCAATTAAATCTACATTTATGTGAATCTCATCAGTTCCCGGCGAATACTTAATGGCATTGGTTAAAAAATTTATAATTACCTGCTCAACCCTCATTTCGTCAGCATAAACTTCAATGCCTTTTTGCCCTTTAATAATAATATTGAACTCAGGATTTGACTGACGGATAATGTCAATTACACTATCCAAAAGTTCATCAATTATAAAGGTTTTCTTATTGAACTTAAGTTTTCCGCTTTCTATTTTTGATATGTCCAATAAATCGGCAATCAGCTCGTGAAGCTTCTCTAACTGGATCTGTGCTTTCTCGAGGTGTTTCTTTACCGTTGGGATATCTCCTTTTTCAACACTTCTTCCCAACAGCTGCATATATCCTTTAACACTTGTTAAGGGCGTTTTAAGTTCATGACTGGCTATACTAATAAACTCATCCTTTTTACGCTC contains the following coding sequences:
- a CDS encoding hybrid sensor histidine kinase/response regulator; translated protein: MILIVDDTPENLISLKRVLERHNFEVDTASSGEEALKKVLKNEYVLIILDVQMPGMDGFEVAEAISGYSKAKETAIIFLSAVNKELKFITRGYSSGGLDYITKPVDMDILLLKVKTFYRIYEQSRKLIEIQKALLDEIEYRKQAERKKDEFISIASHELKTPLTSVKGYMQLLGRSVEKGDIPTVKKHLEKAQIQLEKLHELIADLLDISKIESGKLKFNKKTFIIDELLDSVIDIIRQSNPEFNIIIKGQKGIEVYADEMRVEQVIINFLTNAIKYSPGTDEIHINVDLIDNKIYVGVRDFGIGIAADQQKSVFDKFYRVEETSIHFQGLGIGLFITAEIIKRHGGEIGVKSTLGEGSEFYFILPLNSDTDAD